GAAGAACCAAAGATTCCAATCTGGTCAAACGACGAGGCATAGGCAATAAGTCCATAACGTGAAATACGCCCATAAGAGGGTTTAAGACCTATAATACCACAGAAATCAGCTGGCTGGCGTACAGAGCCACCGGTATCGCTACCGAGGGCAAGCATACACAAACCGGCCTGAACAGCTACAGCAGAACCTCCTGAAGAACCACCAGGTACACGCTCGTTGTCAAGTGCATTCAACACAGGGCCATAAGCAGAATTCTCATTACTGCTGCCCATTGCAAACTCATCGCAATTCTGACGGCCAATAATGATAGCGCCTTCCAAAAGAAGCCGCTCTACTGCTGTTGCGGTATAAATAGCTGTAAAACCTCCCAGGATACGGGAAGCGGCAGAGAGAGAATGCCCTTTGTAGCTGATAACATCCTTAATTCCAATCACCACGCCATGCAGCTTACCAGAGATACCTGCGTGCGCACGCGTCTGATCAAGCTCCTGCGCACGGGCAATAGCTTCTTCTGTAAAAACTTCTACAAAAGCATTCAGGTGGCGGGTGCTATCAATTTGCTGTAAATAATAATGAACGGCCTCCACACAAGTGGTATCGCCGTTCACTAATGCATTATGATAGTCTTTGATGCTAGAGAACCGGAACAAAGGCTATAAAGAGATTAGAGATGAAAAAAGAAACGATTACTGCTGAGTTGTTGTAGCAGAAGGAGCTTTGTCCTTCTCTTTAATGCCTTCTTCGAGTTCTTTCTTCACATTGTCTTTGGCATCATTAAATTCACGGATACCACGTCCCAGTCCCCTCATGAATTCAGGGATCTTACGGCCGCCAAATAGCACCAGTACTACGACTGCGATCAGCAAAATTTCCTGGAAACCCAAACTGCCCATAAAAATAAATTGAAGTTGTAAAAAACAAAGGTATTACTTAAGACCTAATAAAAAAGCGAAAGTTTAGCTATTTCCAAACTTTCGCTTCCTATAATATATTCCGGTATCAGAAGGAATTTAGATACGTTTTTCCTTAATTCTAGCACTTTTACCGCTACGCTCACGGAGGTAGTACAGTTTAGCACGGCGAACCTTACCAACTTTGTTCAGCTGGATAGAATCGATATTTGGAGAAGCATAAGGGAATACCCTTTCAACACCTACGCCATCGGAAATCTTACGTACGGTGAAAGTAGCGGTAGCGCCGTTACCTTGAGTTTTCAAAACGTCTCCACGGAAACTCTGAATACGTTCCTTGCCACCTTCCACAATTTTATAGTTAACGGTAACGTTGTCACCGGCTTTAAACTTCGGATATTCCTTCTTAGCGGTCAGTTGCTCGTGAACAAATTGAACTGCTGCATTCATGACTAAAAATTTAAGGACTGCAAAGGTAATGGTAAAAAATCAACTGTCAAAATTAAAACGGATTCTTTCCGCACAAACCAAGGACAATTTCCTGCAAATTATTGCTTATCAGGCAATTGCAGAATATTATTTGGCGGTTTTATTTTTTCATCCATGCTTTTATAATAATGATACATTATAAACCAGGCTTTCTTCTTAAAGCCACGGTCGCTCAGCAGCCCCTTCCGGTTCCAGCCCTCCTGGAAACTGGCATGCATGCGGAAGGGACTTCTGAAATCGGCAAGAACCCACGGACAAACACCGGCCAGAAAAGGGATCTTATCAAACATGGCAATGTTATCGATATATAGCCGCTCCTGGTATTCCTCGGTCCACAAGCTCGCCGTATCCGCAGATCCATGGTTGCCATAAAGCGCCTCCCCGCCAAACTCCGAAATGATCAGCGGTTTGTTGAAATCCGATTTCCACACCACATTACCCGGCCCCGCAGGCCAGGGATGATACCAGCCCATATACTTATTGGCAGCCAGCACATCCAGCTGAAGGCTGAAACTATCCTTGATCAGTATTTCGTTCTTATTATACTTAAAAGCGTCAAAAGCCGACGAAATAAGCCGCGTAGGGTCCGCCTGCCGCGCTTCCGCGGCCATACGGGTCAACACCGCATTCCGGGCCGCAGAAGGAGCCGTTTCATTCGAAAGACTCCATATAATAATACCGCAGCGATTCTTATCACGATCAATCATCTCATGAAGCATCGTCGAAGCCCTTTGCAAGATCACAGGATTTGTGAACTGAATTCCCTGCCATACCGGGATCTCTTCCCACATCATCAGCCCCATCCTTTCCGCCATCCGCACCGTTTGCTCGCTTTGCGGATAATGAGCCAGCCGCACAAAATTGCAGCCCAATTCCCGCGCCGACGAAAGCAGCTGCCTGGCATCAGACTCGGAAAAAGCCCGGCCCTGCCGCTGTGCTATCTCCTCATGAAAACTCACCCCCTTCAAAAAAACCGGCTTGCCATTCAGTAATATCTGTGTACCCGAAACCTCTATGGAACGAAACCCTATTTCGTCCTGCAAACAATCTTGTTCCGTACTTATCCGAACCCGGTACAACCTGGGATTTTCAGGACTCCATAACGTCAAAGCTGCTGCAATATCGATCGATGCCCTTCCCAAAGTATCTGTATACACTGTTTTCCTGATACCCGCTTCGCCAATCTCCAGCGTTACGGCCCTTTTACTATCGCGGGCACTTAATTGCACCCAGCCCCCCAATTGAGAACGGGAACCCTTTTTCAACTGAATGAAGTAATCGCTTATATGCACATCAGGCACTTCCGTAATAGTAACACTACGGGTAATACCGCCGTAATTCCACCAGTCAAATTTCCTTGCGGGAATAGCATCAACCCTTCTCTCGTTATTTACTTTTAAAAGCAACAGGTTTTCACCCGACCGCAGCATAGCGGTAATATCAAAACGAAACGAAGTAAATCCTCCTTCATGACTCCCCACCTTCTCGCCATTTACAAATACATCACAACGATTACTAACACCTCCAAAATCCAGCAGATATCGCTTCCCGGGCTTCACCCCACAATCAAAACGCCTTCTGTACCAGATGCTCCCCTCATAATATTTGAGCTCCGGACGCTGCGAATTCCAGTCACCCGGCACCTGCAACGTTTCACTGTTATCAAAAGAATACTCTACAAAATCAGCTTTACCGGCAGGTTGTTTATTCCTGATAATTTCATCGGCACCGCCCTTATCGTACCAATCTACAGCCACCTGCCATTTACCATCAAGCATCCAATGTTGCCTCCCGGCATCGCCGCTGTGCAACAGCTGCCTGTCTTCTGCGTCCTGGCTCTTAGCCGCGGGTAAAACACCTATCAGCCAAAAGCAGCAAGCAATGCCTATCCTGTTTATCTTTCTGCTCATACTATAAAACACTTATTTCAATAACAGCGCTGGTTAAAGCTTTCAAATGCCAGCTGCATATATCAAGCCCCACTTTCATTAAAAAGTCGCCGCTGAACGTTTTGCCATTATCCGGGAACACCGGTTTGGCACCCGGCGCCAGGTTTATCTCTTCCAGCTTATATTCTTTCTTCGGATCCAACCCCTGTAACCTCACCCTGGCAACAGTTTCATGCTCTCGCACGTTAAGATTATAATTAAAGAGCAGCCCTTTGCTTTTCTCCCTATTTACATACATCAGCACAGCCCTGTTTTCCTCATAAGGAGAAACCAGCCTGTACATATCACCAAACCACACAAGGCTGCTTAAACGTTTGTAGTTGGCTACAGCCTGCTTGCTGAATGCCAGTTCATCGGCAGTCATCTTACTTACATCTATATCATAACCCAGCTTACCCATCATAGCCACATCCGTTCTGAACTTCAGGGATTGTTTACCCCATGATGTAACATGACTGGCAACTGTTATAGAAGGAAAAAGATAACTATACCCCCACTGCATATAAACCCGCTCCAGCGGATCGGTATTATCACTGGCCCAGAATTCAGTAAAATATTGCAGGGCATGATAATCAATACGACTGCCGCCTCCCGAACACAACATCATAGGAAAATGAGGATACTTTTTATGCAGGCGGTCCAGTACCTTATAAAGATTCAATACATAATCAACATAAAGGTTCGATTGATCCTGCTTCAGATAAGGCGACCAGGCATTCGACATAAAACGATTGCAATCCCACTTTACAAAAGCAAGTCCGGGATTGTTGCCTATAAGCGCATCCATAGTATTAAACACGAACTCTGCTACTTCCGGATTGGCCAGATCCAATACCATCTGGTTACGCTGGTAGTTTTCAGGACGGTCGGGAAGACGTAATACCCAATCGGGATGTTTTTCATAAAGCTCGCTTTTAGGATTCACCATCTCGGGCTCCATCCATATCCCAAATTTTGTACCCTTAACCTGGGCTTGTTTAATAAGAAAACCTATACCATTGGGCAGCTTGGATCTTGTTGGCTGCCAATCACCTAAGCCAGCTTTATCGTTGCTCCTGGGATACTTATTTCCAAACCAGCCATCATCGAGCAGGAAAAGATCTGCCCCAATCTTATTCACATCATCAAGTATCGATACCAGCTTCTGTTCGTCAAACTTAAACGATGTTGTTTCCCAGTTATTCAGCAATATCATACGCGGCTTATCACCTTCCATCACACTATACAACCGCGCCCACGCATGCATATTACGACTGGCCTGCCCCCGCCCACGGGCAGAATAGGTAAAAATGAAAGCAGGTGTCGTAAATGTTTTACCAGCTGCCAGCTTATAAGCAGATGCATAAGGATTGATACCAGAGATCACCCTTAAAGAGTTGCTTTGATCCAGCTCGAAATGAAACCTGAAGTTACCTGTCCAGGCAAGAGATCCAGCCAATACCTCACCTGTGTTTTCATCGGACAGCTTATTAAGCGATAAAAGGAAAAAAGGGCTCTGGAACATGGCAGCCCTGGTTCCCAATTTACTGTCTATCTCTTTGATGCCGCTGGTAAGTTTACTTTCCTGCATCTTCATTTCAGCAGCCCAATCGCCATGAAACTGCGTCAACCAGTAGTCCTTCGCCTCAAAATGTAACATCGAAGAAGCATAGTCGTATAAAGTGATCTCACCGCTCTCTCCATTATGGATCTCCGTCCAGGCTTTAATTACATCTTCAGCCGCAAATACCTGGTAGTGCAGCTCAACAGCTACCGGGTATTGAGGATCTTTAAGCTTTATGACAGTTTCCGAAACATTGGCATCCACCTGTTTAACCTGGTGATCCTGGTAAAAAAGCTCCAGCGAAGGATTGCCGTTGGTATGTGTAACCCTGATAGCTGGCTGCAACTGATCATCCATCCCCCCGGTAACATAAGCGCCTTTGCCCCTGGGCAGTTTATTATTATCAGCTGTCACAAGCTTTTCACCCAGATATGACTGATAAAGCCGCCCATTGCTGCCTACAGTTAAAACCATTGAAGTATGCGCTGTCTCCAGCACTATCCTTTTCGTTTGAGCCATTATTCCCGTCGTCAGCAACAACGTCAAAGACAATGCTGCCCGTATTATCATTTTGTTTTTCATTATCACACATTTTATCCCGATACTTACACTACAACTTTATTGCACAGCAGGTTTTGCCTCCAGCATTAAAGCGTCTGACTTCAGCCCTTTGCATGAGGCTTTGATATTTATTTTACCGGCAGTAGTTTTACTCCGCACAACGAGCAAGCACTTACCCTCATGCACTTTTCTGCGATCCGCAACAAATAACTCATCCGACATACGGTTACTGTTGGCAACACCCGCCAGTTCACCTGCCCCGCTTATCTCAAAACGAATTTCATTGGTAGCGTCCGGCACCAGTACACCTTGCGCATCAACCACCTTTACAGCAACGTAGGCAAGATCAAGACCATCTGCAGTCACATGCAGGGAATCTGCCGACAATACAATAGCATGCGGCTTGCCCGCTGTTTTAATTTCATCCACCGCAATCTGCTTTCCGTTCTTTCGTGCAACTGCTTTTAAGGTACCAGGTTCAAAATTCAGCTCCCAGCTTATTTTATTCTTTTGAAAATCTTTCATTTGTTTAACCCCAACTGAACGGTCATTCAAAAACAACTCCACTTCATCCCCCGTTGTAAACGTATAAAGCGTCAGCTTCTGAGCGTTCTGCCAGTTCCAGCCTTCAGACATCTTCAATGTATTCATAAATACATCATTCCATACCCTTGCATCATTATGCGTAGCATCAAACACTGCTATCTTAACCATAGGCTCCTGGGAATACAGGCTCTGGATGTAATAAGAAATAGGTTTCCAGAAATCGCACCAGTCGATGATCCCGTTCCAGCCCTTCGATGGCCAGGCAAACGACTCTCCTATATAATCGGTGCCACCCCAGTAAAACTGGCCGCATGCATAGCTATGATCATAGCTGAAAAAGTTTTCACCTCCATTATCTGTGGTCATTTCACTGGCCAGGAAAATAAGCTGCGGAAATTTCGGCCGGTCGCGTTTGTAAAAACGGGTCATATAGTTATCGCTTACCACATCCATATGAAAAGCCATAGTGGCAGGCTCATATTCATCACGTGAAGGATAAAGACCGGCAGTTACCTTGCGGGAAGGGTCAAGCTGGTTCACAAAAGCTTTCATCCTCTTAAAAAGCGCCACAAATGACGTGTCTTTATGTTGGTTTTTCACAAACACCTCGTTACCTACACTCCATATAAAAACAGAAGGATGATTCCTGTCCCGCCTGATAAACCACTCCAGGTCCGGACGCCAATGGTCTTCAAAAACAATATCAGGACCATAGTACTCTTCACTCCACTTATCATAACTCTCATCAAACACCAATATCCCAAGCTCATCACACATATCGAGAACAGACCTGGCATGAGGATTATGAGCCAGCCTTATTGCATTCACGCCCATCTGCTGCAAACCCAGCAAACGGCGCTTAAACCCTTTATCAAAAGCAGCAGCTCCTAACGGACCAAGATCATGATGTATATTTACACCATTCAAAAACAGCTTGCGCCCATTTAGAACAAACCCCTGTTCAGGATTAAAGGAAACCGTACGAACGCCAAAACGCGTATATTCTGTATCTGTAATACGGCTACCCGCCATCACTATGGTCTTTACGGTATATAGTGCAGGCGTTGTAACATCCCAGCGTTGCGGATGCGGCAGCACCGCCTCCTGGTCAAAAGTATAAGCTTCATTACGCTTTAAAGGCACCACACTGGTAACAGTTTGCAATTCAGTTCCGCCAGGTGAAAAAATAACGGTTTTAACAGTAACCAGCGAAGCAGAGTCGTAACGGTTAACGATATCAGTCTTAATAGAAACCATTGCCTGATCATCGTTTACAATGGGAGTAGTAACATATATACCATTCTCAACAACATGTAATGGATCTTTAACATGCAGCCATACATTTCTATAAATACCCTCACCGGTATACCAGCGTGAGCTGCGTTTATAAGTATTATCATAGCGCACAGCCAGCACATTGGTTTCACCAGATTTCAGGTATTGCGTTATATCAAAGCCGAAACCGGTATATCCATTCAGATGTTTTCCCAGAGGCTTACCATTCAGCCAAACCTCCGCATCACGATAAACACCTTCAAATTCAACAAACACCATCTTACCGGCACTATTGGCAGGCGTTACAAAAGCCTTTCTGTACCACCCTATATGCCTGGGACGGAAACCATTTTGCCTGGTGCCGCTGATAGAATCAAAGCTGCCGGCAATACTGCCGTCATGCGGCAAATTCACACGCTGCCATTTACTATCATCAAATGAGGAGTTGGCAGCGCCTGGAATATCTCCCGTTGTAAACCTCCAGTCAAAATTCATCAACTGAGCCAATGGACGTTTATCCTGTGCAAATGCCTGGCCGCAAAAAAGCAGGAAGAAGCAAGCCCAGGGCAACAATATTTTCAATCTGTTCATAACTACGCTATACTTTTATTATAACTGGTGTAAAACACTATAACAAGGTAAGATCAGCCTGTGCCCTGATATCATCTGAAGCGCTGCCAACCATTAATTTAAAACGACCCGGTTCAGCTATCCACCTCAGGTCCTTGTCATAAAAAGACAATTCATGGGCAGATATACTGAAAGAAACAGTAGCCGATTCACCCGGCTTCAAAAGCAGTTTGCGAAACCCTTTCAGCTTTTTCATGGGCTGAACAATGGACGCAACGGGATCGCTGATGTAAAGCTGCACAATCTCCTCTCCCGTATACCTGCCGGAATTGGTAACTACTACGGATAAGATCACAGAATCCCGCTGCTGCATACTAACCTTACTTAATTGAAGCTCCGAATAAGCAAAAGAAGTATAACTCAGGCCATGCCCAAAAGCATAACGCGGCGTATTAGCCATATCGATATAACCCGACTTATATAACATATTTGGCGAACTGCTTAAAGGATGTCCCGTTTTATAACCATTATAGGTCAATGGCACCTGCCCCACTGAACGTGGAAAAGTAACAGTAAGTTTAGCCGAAGGGTTATACTTGCCAAACAACACATTGGCAATAGCATTACCACCTTCATTCCCGGGCCACCAGGCATAAACAATAGCATGCGCCTTATCAGCAATTTCATTGAATACCAGCGGACGCCCCGCCAGCATGATCACAATCACAGGCTTCCCCGTTGCATATACCCTGCGGAATAATTCTTCCTGTTGCCCCGGAACAGATAGCTCAGCTCTCGACTTCGACTCACCGCTCATATCCCAGGTCTCCCCTATTGCCATAACCACAACATCAGAAGCAGCCGCAACCGCAACGGCTTCGCCGATACCGCTGGTATCAGCACCTTTTACGTCAACCCCCTTTACGTATACCAGGTTGGCATCCCGCCCCAGGTATTTGCCAAGCCCCTCGTAAATACTTACAACCTTCGAAGTATCATTATTGGGGATCCAGTTGCCTTGTAAATCACGCTTTGCATTGGCCAGCGCCCCAATCAAAGCAATCTTCTGCCTTCCTTTTTGTAAAGGCAACAATTGCTTTTCATTTTTCAGTAATACAATAGAACGTTCGGCTACATGTAACGCAGCTGCCGTATGCCGGGGATTACTCATTGCTTTCTCCTCCCGTTCCACATTGCAGAACCGGTAAGGATCTTCAAATAATCCCAGTTCAAACTTTTTGTAAAGAATACGCTTAACAGCATCAT
The Filimonas effusa genome window above contains:
- a CDS encoding Sec-independent protein translocase subunit TatA/TatB, with translation MGSLGFQEILLIAVVVLVLFGGRKIPEFMRGLGRGIREFNDAKDNVKKELEEGIKEKDKAPSATTTQQ
- the rplS gene encoding 50S ribosomal protein L19 — encoded protein: MNAAVQFVHEQLTAKKEYPKFKAGDNVTVNYKIVEGGKERIQSFRGDVLKTQGNGATATFTVRKISDGVGVERVFPYASPNIDSIQLNKVGKVRRAKLYYLRERSGKSARIKEKRI
- a CDS encoding glycoside hydrolase family 2 protein, which encodes MSRKINRIGIACCFWLIGVLPAAKSQDAEDRQLLHSGDAGRQHWMLDGKWQVAVDWYDKGGADEIIRNKQPAGKADFVEYSFDNSETLQVPGDWNSQRPELKYYEGSIWYRRRFDCGVKPGKRYLLDFGGVSNRCDVFVNGEKVGSHEGGFTSFRFDITAMLRSGENLLLLKVNNERRVDAIPARKFDWWNYGGITRSVTITEVPDVHISDYFIQLKKGSRSQLGGWVQLSARDSKRAVTLEIGEAGIRKTVYTDTLGRASIDIAAALTLWSPENPRLYRVRISTEQDCLQDEIGFRSIEVSGTQILLNGKPVFLKGVSFHEEIAQRQGRAFSESDARQLLSSARELGCNFVRLAHYPQSEQTVRMAERMGLMMWEEIPVWQGIQFTNPVILQRASTMLHEMIDRDKNRCGIIIWSLSNETAPSAARNAVLTRMAAEARQADPTRLISSAFDAFKYNKNEILIKDSFSLQLDVLAANKYMGWYHPWPAGPGNVVWKSDFNKPLIISEFGGEALYGNHGSADTASLWTEEYQERLYIDNIAMFDKIPFLAGVCPWVLADFRSPFRMHASFQEGWNRKGLLSDRGFKKKAWFIMYHYYKSMDEKIKPPNNILQLPDKQ
- a CDS encoding alpha-galactosidase, with the protein product MKNKMIIRAALSLTLLLTTGIMAQTKRIVLETAHTSMVLTVGSNGRLYQSYLGEKLVTADNNKLPRGKGAYVTGGMDDQLQPAIRVTHTNGNPSLELFYQDHQVKQVDANVSETVIKLKDPQYPVAVELHYQVFAAEDVIKAWTEIHNGESGEITLYDYASSMLHFEAKDYWLTQFHGDWAAEMKMQESKLTSGIKEIDSKLGTRAAMFQSPFFLLSLNKLSDENTGEVLAGSLAWTGNFRFHFELDQSNSLRVISGINPYASAYKLAAGKTFTTPAFIFTYSARGRGQASRNMHAWARLYSVMEGDKPRMILLNNWETTSFKFDEQKLVSILDDVNKIGADLFLLDDGWFGNKYPRSNDKAGLGDWQPTRSKLPNGIGFLIKQAQVKGTKFGIWMEPEMVNPKSELYEKHPDWVLRLPDRPENYQRNQMVLDLANPEVAEFVFNTMDALIGNNPGLAFVKWDCNRFMSNAWSPYLKQDQSNLYVDYVLNLYKVLDRLHKKYPHFPMMLCSGGGSRIDYHALQYFTEFWASDNTDPLERVYMQWGYSYLFPSITVASHVTSWGKQSLKFRTDVAMMGKLGYDIDVSKMTADELAFSKQAVANYKRLSSLVWFGDMYRLVSPYEENRAVLMYVNREKSKGLLFNYNLNVREHETVARVRLQGLDPKKEYKLEEINLAPGAKPVFPDNGKTFSGDFLMKVGLDICSWHLKALTSAVIEISVL
- a CDS encoding glycoside hydrolase family 2 TIM barrel-domain containing protein, with translation MNRLKILLPWACFFLLFCGQAFAQDKRPLAQLMNFDWRFTTGDIPGAANSSFDDSKWQRVNLPHDGSIAGSFDSISGTRQNGFRPRHIGWYRKAFVTPANSAGKMVFVEFEGVYRDAEVWLNGKPLGKHLNGYTGFGFDITQYLKSGETNVLAVRYDNTYKRSSRWYTGEGIYRNVWLHVKDPLHVVENGIYVTTPIVNDDQAMVSIKTDIVNRYDSASLVTVKTVIFSPGGTELQTVTSVVPLKRNEAYTFDQEAVLPHPQRWDVTTPALYTVKTIVMAGSRITDTEYTRFGVRTVSFNPEQGFVLNGRKLFLNGVNIHHDLGPLGAAAFDKGFKRRLLGLQQMGVNAIRLAHNPHARSVLDMCDELGILVFDESYDKWSEEYYGPDIVFEDHWRPDLEWFIRRDRNHPSVFIWSVGNEVFVKNQHKDTSFVALFKRMKAFVNQLDPSRKVTAGLYPSRDEYEPATMAFHMDVVSDNYMTRFYKRDRPKFPQLIFLASEMTTDNGGENFFSYDHSYACGQFYWGGTDYIGESFAWPSKGWNGIIDWCDFWKPISYYIQSLYSQEPMVKIAVFDATHNDARVWNDVFMNTLKMSEGWNWQNAQKLTLYTFTTGDEVELFLNDRSVGVKQMKDFQKNKISWELNFEPGTLKAVARKNGKQIAVDEIKTAGKPHAIVLSADSLHVTADGLDLAYVAVKVVDAQGVLVPDATNEIRFEISGAGELAGVANSNRMSDELFVADRRKVHEGKCLLVVRSKTTAGKINIKASCKGLKSDALMLEAKPAVQ
- the bglX gene encoding beta-glucosidase BglX — translated: MMIAQFRNAVLAAASCFCLAGGAIAQHKTISQRVDSLMRLMTLKEKIGQLNQYSGKNVTGPVTDRNVNMLSDIKSGLVGSLLNVKGAKDTREIQAVALQSRLKIPLLFGLDVIHGYSTVFPIPLAESMSWDMDAIRLAAEVAAEETAAAGVHWTFAPMVDITRDPRWGRIMEGAGEDTYLGERIAKARVLGFQGERPGGINSVMACAKHFAAYGAVSAGRDYNDVEMSDHQLWETYLPPFKAAVDAGVATFMSSFNTINGIPAAAHDFLQRKVLKGDWGYNGFIVSDWGGIDQMIHWGYVADKYDAALKAMRSGCDMDMVSRSYLENLEKLVKEKQVAIQLVDDAVKRILYKKFELGLFEDPYRFCNVEREEKAMSNPRHTAAALHVAERSIVLLKNEKQLLPLQKGRQKIALIGALANAKRDLQGNWIPNNDTSKVVSIYEGLGKYLGRDANLVYVKGVDVKGADTSGIGEAVAVAAASDVVVMAIGETWDMSGESKSRAELSVPGQQEELFRRVYATGKPVIVIMLAGRPLVFNEIADKAHAIVYAWWPGNEGGNAIANVLFGKYNPSAKLTVTFPRSVGQVPLTYNGYKTGHPLSSSPNMLYKSGYIDMANTPRYAFGHGLSYTSFAYSELQLSKVSMQQRDSVILSVVVTNSGRYTGEEIVQLYISDPVASIVQPMKKLKGFRKLLLKPGESATVSFSISAHELSFYDKDLRWIAEPGRFKLMVGSASDDIRAQADLTLL